One Kineococcus radiotolerans SRS30216 = ATCC BAA-149 DNA window includes the following coding sequences:
- a CDS encoding cell wall-binding repeat-containing protein, whose product MRLRPRTLGLAAALAVSSALVAGAVPATASPGVDLKAAATSRVYGSDRIGTAVAAAKSFSGQRADAVVLTRSDTFADALAGAPLASDKGGPLLMTPRTTLDPSVAAAITDVLKTTGTVYLLGDGNALSTGVEDAVKALGFRTVRLFGSDRFGTAVAIAKELPAAQTVSVVTGWNFPDGLAAGALMGVVDTDSKHGIGVVLLSDGTNLGGATQGYLDSRRFTTKIAIGGVAVTAVNKYQTGWSQLAGNDRYETASLVARQFSSAAFFEDATSLLGVATGENWPDALAGSALLAYGGGPMLLTARGSLPASTKSAIDALKADAVANGTSITKVLVFGDENSVSAPVYDAVVSAVG is encoded by the coding sequence ATGCGCTTGCGTCCCCGCACCCTCGGCCTCGCGGCCGCTCTCGCGGTCAGCTCGGCCCTCGTGGCCGGTGCCGTTCCCGCGACGGCCTCCCCGGGCGTCGACCTCAAGGCCGCCGCGACCAGCCGCGTCTACGGCTCCGACCGCATCGGCACCGCCGTCGCCGCCGCCAAGTCCTTCTCCGGCCAGCGCGCCGACGCCGTCGTCCTCACCCGCTCCGACACCTTCGCCGACGCCCTCGCCGGCGCGCCGCTGGCCTCGGACAAGGGCGGCCCGCTGCTGATGACCCCCCGCACCACCCTCGACCCGTCCGTCGCCGCCGCGATCACCGACGTCCTCAAGACCACCGGCACCGTCTACCTGCTCGGCGACGGCAACGCGCTCTCCACCGGCGTCGAGGACGCCGTGAAGGCCCTCGGGTTCCGCACCGTGCGGCTCTTCGGCTCCGACCGCTTCGGCACCGCCGTCGCCATCGCCAAGGAACTGCCCGCCGCGCAGACCGTCTCGGTCGTCACCGGCTGGAACTTCCCCGACGGCCTCGCCGCCGGGGCCCTCATGGGCGTCGTCGACACCGACTCCAAGCACGGCATCGGCGTCGTCCTGCTCTCCGACGGCACCAACCTCGGGGGCGCCACCCAGGGCTACCTGGACTCCCGCCGGTTCACCACCAAGATCGCCATCGGCGGGGTCGCGGTCACCGCGGTCAACAAGTACCAGACCGGCTGGTCCCAGCTCGCCGGCAACGACCGCTACGAGACCGCCTCCCTCGTCGCCCGCCAGTTCAGCTCCGCGGCCTTCTTCGAGGACGCCACCAGCCTCCTCGGCGTCGCCACCGGCGAGAACTGGCCCGACGCCCTCGCCGGTTCCGCCCTGCTCGCCTACGGCGGCGGCCCCATGCTGCTGACCGCCCGGGGCTCGCTGCCCGCCAGCACGAAGTCCGCCATCGACGCCCTCAAGGCCGACGCCGTGGCCAACGGCACCTCGATCACCAAGGTCCTCGTCTTCGGCGACGAGAACTCCGTCTCCGCCCCCGTCTACGACGCCGTGGTGTCCGCCGTCGGCTGA
- a CDS encoding DUF2304 domain-containing protein, whose amino-acid sequence MLAIQVLLIAVVLVVGAVLVRSTAGARHQAVRRLLLGALVGLAVASILVPGAVTAVANAVGVGRGADLLLYGLVIAFLGFVVSSYRRSRQLEETITQLARRLALDEAPAPEQARRDGRDGPARQG is encoded by the coding sequence GTGCTCGCCATCCAGGTCCTGCTCATCGCCGTCGTCCTCGTCGTCGGCGCCGTGCTCGTGCGCAGCACCGCCGGTGCCCGCCACCAGGCCGTGCGCCGGCTGCTGCTGGGGGCGCTGGTGGGGCTCGCCGTCGCCAGCATCCTCGTCCCGGGGGCGGTGACGGCGGTCGCGAACGCGGTGGGCGTCGGGCGCGGCGCGGACCTGCTGCTGTACGGCCTGGTGATCGCGTTCCTGGGGTTCGTCGTCTCCTCCTACCGGCGCTCGCGCCAGCTGGAGGAGACGATCACCCAGCTCGCCCGGCGCCTGGCCCTCGACGAGGCCCCCGCACCGGAGCAGGCCCGCCGCGACGGGCGCGACGGGCCTGCTCGGCAGGGGTGA
- a CDS encoding glycosyltransferase family 2 protein: MVPLYCEASVIGDVVRGLRERFSHVVCVDDGSTDASARAAQDAGAVVVRHAVNLGQGAALQTGVAYALRDPLTRSVVTFDADGQHRVEDAAAMVRRLHAEGLDVVFGSRFLDRRTELDRLRRLVLRAAVVYTNRTTGMRLTDAHNGLRVLSREGAATLRIRHNRMAHASEIVHQVGRSGLRWAEHPVHVLYTDYSRSKGQSLLNSVNILVETLLG; encoded by the coding sequence GTGGTCCCCCTGTACTGCGAGGCGAGCGTCATCGGCGACGTCGTGCGCGGCCTGCGGGAGCGCTTCTCCCACGTCGTGTGCGTCGACGACGGCAGCACCGACGCCTCCGCCCGCGCCGCGCAGGACGCGGGGGCGGTGGTGGTGCGCCACGCCGTGAACCTCGGCCAGGGCGCCGCCCTGCAGACCGGGGTCGCCTACGCCCTGCGCGACCCCCTCACCCGCTCGGTCGTGACCTTCGACGCCGACGGCCAGCACCGGGTGGAGGACGCGGCGGCGATGGTGCGGCGGTTGCACGCGGAGGGGCTCGACGTCGTCTTCGGCTCCCGGTTCCTGGACCGGCGCACCGAGCTGGACCGGCTGCGGCGCCTGGTGCTGCGCGCCGCGGTCGTCTACACCAACCGCACGACGGGGATGCGCCTGACCGACGCGCACAACGGCCTGCGGGTGCTCTCCCGCGAGGGCGCGGCGACCCTGCGGATCCGGCACAACCGGATGGCGCACGCCAGCGAGATCGTCCACCAGGTGGGGCGCAGCGGGCTGCGCTGGGCCGAGCACCCCGTGCACGTCCTCTACACCGACTACTCCCGCTCCAAGGGCCAGTCGCTGCTGAACAGCGTCAACATCCTCGTCGAGACACTGCTGGGGTAG
- a CDS encoding ABC transporter ATP-binding protein has protein sequence MKSLLSTVRALLALLPSGSSRFVTAYCTAQALLSVFDVAALGLLAVLLPAAVSGEGRLALALPVLGDSVTTTELIVLICVASLLLVLKSLAQLALVRWGVVRFAGHEVDVADRLVRAYLSASWAYRLRASSARAVRTVDESLNQAFNGFLMPFSSLVAEVASLVAVGVVVLVAAWQTAIVAAVYFGLIAVLLYSVIAKRAAAAGRTATAASVDTIRLVQESFATTKEITLRGRGDQLAEVAREVRAGSARARGMAFFYSVGPRFVLEAALLGGFLVVGGVAVATQGVTEAVSAIGLFAVAGFRVVPCLTRLQSVFATMHAHEPNAQEVLDALRETGAAASERARFAPVDPRGLPAGAVEIVLDDVSFTYPGSDRPALDGVSLRVPAGSRVAVVGRSGSGKSTLVDLVLGLLAPSVGRVLVGGRPFDEVAAAWRARVGYVPQEVALLDADVARNVALSWRDEDVDVARVEEVLAAAQLTDVVAGLPQGVRTPVGERGLRLSGGQRQRLGIARALYTDPKVLVLDEATSALDASTEAAVTATVAALRAEVTVLVVAHRLATVRDCDAVVLLEDGRVVDVGTFDEVVARVPDFAVQAQLSGLAGA, from the coding sequence GTGAAGTCCCTGCTGTCGACCGTCCGCGCCCTCCTCGCCCTCCTGCCGTCGGGGAGCTCGCGGTTCGTCACGGCCTACTGCACGGCGCAGGCCCTGCTCTCCGTCTTCGACGTCGCCGCCCTCGGCCTGCTGGCCGTGCTGCTGCCCGCCGCCGTCAGCGGCGAGGGGCGCCTCGCGCTGGCGCTGCCGGTCCTGGGGGACTCCGTCACCACCACCGAGCTCATCGTCCTCATCTGCGTCGCGAGCCTGCTGCTGGTGCTGAAGTCGCTGGCCCAGCTCGCGCTGGTGCGCTGGGGCGTCGTCCGCTTCGCCGGCCACGAGGTCGACGTCGCCGACCGCCTGGTGCGGGCCTACCTGTCCGCCTCCTGGGCCTACCGGCTGCGGGCGTCCTCCGCGCGCGCGGTCCGCACCGTCGACGAGTCGCTCAACCAGGCCTTCAACGGCTTCCTCATGCCCTTCTCCAGCCTCGTCGCCGAGGTCGCCTCGCTGGTGGCCGTCGGGGTCGTGGTGCTCGTCGCGGCCTGGCAGACGGCGATCGTCGCGGCGGTGTACTTCGGGCTCATCGCGGTGCTGCTCTACTCCGTCATCGCCAAGCGCGCCGCCGCCGCCGGGCGCACGGCGACGGCCGCCAGCGTCGACACCATCCGGCTGGTGCAGGAGTCGTTCGCGACGACGAAGGAGATCACCCTGCGCGGGCGCGGGGACCAGCTCGCCGAGGTGGCGCGGGAGGTCCGCGCGGGCAGCGCCCGGGCGCGGGGGATGGCGTTCTTCTACTCGGTGGGCCCGCGCTTCGTCCTGGAGGCGGCCCTGCTGGGCGGGTTCCTCGTCGTCGGCGGGGTCGCGGTGGCCACCCAGGGGGTCACCGAGGCGGTGTCGGCGATCGGGCTGTTCGCCGTCGCCGGGTTCCGCGTCGTGCCGTGCCTGACCCGGCTGCAGTCGGTCTTCGCCACGATGCACGCCCACGAGCCCAACGCCCAGGAGGTCCTCGACGCGCTGCGCGAGACCGGCGCCGCGGCCAGCGAGCGGGCCCGGTTCGCTCCGGTGGACCCGCGCGGGCTGCCCGCGGGCGCGGTCGAGATCGTCCTCGACGACGTGAGCTTCACCTACCCCGGCAGCGACCGCCCCGCGCTGGACGGGGTGTCGCTGCGGGTGCCGGCGGGCTCGCGCGTCGCGGTGGTGGGGCGCTCGGGGTCGGGCAAGTCGACGCTGGTCGACCTCGTCCTGGGGCTGCTCGCCCCCTCGGTGGGCCGGGTCCTCGTGGGGGGCCGGCCCTTCGACGAGGTCGCCGCGGCGTGGCGGGCCCGCGTCGGCTACGTGCCGCAGGAGGTGGCGCTGCTCGACGCCGACGTGGCCCGCAACGTGGCGCTGTCCTGGCGCGACGAGGACGTCGACGTGGCCCGGGTCGAGGAGGTCCTCGCCGCCGCCCAGCTCACCGACGTCGTCGCCGGGCTGCCGCAGGGCGTGCGCACCCCGGTGGGGGAGCGCGGCCTGCGGCTGTCCGGCGGGCAGCGCCAGCGCCTGGGGATCGCCCGCGCCCTCTACACCGACCCCAAGGTCCTCGTGCTCGACGAGGCCACCTCGGCGCTGGACGCCTCCACGGAGGCCGCGGTGACCGCGACGGTCGCCGCCCTGCGCGCCGAGGTGACCGTCCTCGTCGTCGCGCACCGCCTCGCCACGGTCCGCGACTGCGACGCCGTGGTGCTGCTGGAGGACGGGCGCGTCGTCGACGTCGGGACCTTCGACGAGGTCGTGGCGCGGGTCCCGGACTTCGCGGTGCAGGCCCAGCTGTCCGGGCTGGCCGGCGCCTGA
- a CDS encoding gluconokinase translates to MSGAGTAGGADLVLGVDIGTTSTKVVAYDTAGTATAQHSVGYPLEEPEPGHAVQDPHLILDAVQRSVRAVVEAVGAGRVAGLSFSTAMHSLLGLDAEHRPLTPVITWADTRAGTQAERLRAAPGGLALHRRTGTPLHPMSPLPKLVWFREQEPKLCERVSFWIGVKDWVLLHLAGALVVDHSTASSTGLFDLAALRWDAEALQLAGVQLEQLPEPVTTTHVLPGLTDAAAAATGLPVATPLVVGAGDGPLANLGLGAVRPGVAACSIGTSGALRVVVDRPVVDPLGQVFCYALTPGRWVVGGAINNGGVVLEWAGDALAPDLGEEPHEALLELAGRVPAGSGGLLMLPYLLSERAPHWSSLPRGAYVGLTRAHRREHLVRAAVEGVCLQLSVVLQSMRLAGLRVEGLRATGGFARSPLWRQVLADALDMEVGFAAGYEGSSFGAALLGMEALGMVPSVEVAADLVTVQSRVAPDPAAAGVYAQLRPVFTDLYAALVPTYTALRRLAPALPVEHPALPVEPPAGG, encoded by the coding sequence GTGAGCGGCGCGGGCACCGCGGGGGGTGCGGACCTCGTCCTCGGCGTCGACATCGGCACCACGAGCACCAAGGTCGTCGCCTACGACACCGCCGGCACCGCGACGGCGCAGCACTCGGTGGGCTACCCGCTGGAGGAACCGGAGCCCGGCCACGCCGTGCAGGACCCCCACCTCATCCTGGACGCCGTCCAGCGCTCGGTGCGGGCCGTCGTCGAGGCGGTCGGCGCCGGGCGGGTGGCGGGGCTGTCCTTCAGCACCGCCATGCACAGCCTGCTGGGCCTGGACGCCGAGCACCGCCCGCTGACCCCGGTGATCACCTGGGCGGACACCCGCGCCGGCACCCAGGCGGAACGGCTGCGCGCCGCCCCGGGCGGGCTCGCGCTGCACCGGCGCACCGGGACGCCGCTGCACCCGATGTCCCCGCTGCCCAAGCTGGTCTGGTTCCGCGAGCAGGAACCCAAGCTGTGCGAGCGGGTCAGCTTCTGGATCGGGGTGAAGGACTGGGTGCTGCTGCACCTGGCCGGCGCCCTCGTCGTGGACCACTCCACGGCCTCCTCCACGGGGCTGTTCGACCTCGCCGCGCTGCGCTGGGACGCGGAGGCCCTGCAGCTGGCCGGGGTGCAGCTGGAGCAGCTGCCCGAACCGGTGACCACGACGCACGTCCTGCCCGGGCTGACCGACGCCGCGGCCGCGGCGACGGGCCTGCCCGTCGCGACCCCGCTCGTGGTGGGGGCCGGCGACGGCCCGCTGGCCAACCTGGGGCTCGGGGCGGTGCGGCCGGGGGTGGCCGCCTGCTCCATCGGCACCTCCGGCGCCCTGCGTGTCGTCGTCGACCGCCCCGTGGTCGACCCGCTGGGGCAGGTGTTCTGCTACGCCCTCACCCCGGGGCGGTGGGTCGTCGGGGGTGCGATCAACAACGGCGGGGTCGTCCTGGAGTGGGCCGGCGACGCGCTGGCCCCCGACCTGGGCGAGGAGCCGCACGAGGCCCTCCTGGAGCTCGCCGGGCGCGTCCCGGCCGGCTCCGGGGGGTTGCTGATGCTGCCGTACCTGCTCAGCGAGCGGGCGCCGCACTGGAGCTCCCTGCCGCGCGGGGCCTACGTGGGCCTGACCCGCGCGCACCGGCGCGAGCACCTGGTGCGGGCCGCGGTGGAGGGGGTGTGCCTGCAGCTGTCGGTGGTCCTGCAGTCGATGCGCCTGGCCGGGCTGCGCGTGGAAGGGCTGCGCGCCACCGGCGGCTTCGCCCGCAGCCCGCTGTGGCGCCAGGTCCTGGCCGACGCCCTGGACATGGAGGTCGGCTTCGCCGCCGGCTACGAGGGCTCCAGCTTCGGCGCGGCGCTGCTGGGGATGGAGGCGCTGGGGATGGTGCCCTCGGTGGAGGTGGCCGCCGACCTCGTCACCGTGCAGTCGCGGGTGGCGCCCGACCCCGCGGCGGCCGGCGTCTACGCCCAGCTGCGGCCGGTGTTCACCGACCTCTACGCGGCGCTGGTCCCCACGTACACCGCGCTGCGCCGGCTCGCCCCGGCGCTGCCGGTGGAGCACCCCGCGCTGCCGGTGGAGCCCCCCGCGGGGGGCTGA
- a CDS encoding GntP family permease: protein METVTPAYGTSTLLLIAAAAVALLLLLIIRFKLHAFVALVLVSAVTAVVTVGPDGSLLDVVDVLTAGFGSTLASVALLVGFGVMIGRLLEVTGGAQVLADTLVARFGEKRAPLALGVASLIFGFPIFFDAGLVVFLPIIFSVARRFGGSVLTYALPAAGAFAVMHAFVPPHPGPVAAGELLGADIGVLILVGLVLAVPTWFTASYLFGLWAGRRTDVPLPAEWAERLAANTAGQAGPSGTAGAATAPGATGGTGTPGPAAPRFSTVLLVLLLPLVLIFLNTGLNTLATAGAVDGEATWVQVLRLVGQTPIALLIAVLVTMVVLSRGRLTRGEVEDLANSSLGPVCAVILITGAGGMFGGVLRASGIGGALADTLAATGLPVIVAAFIISLGLRVAQGSATVALTTTAGLMAPTVEATAGLSSLDPAFIVIAIAAGATALSHVNDSGFWLVGRFLGMDVPTTLRTWTVMETLIGLVGFALAFLGYLVL, encoded by the coding sequence ATGGAGACCGTCACACCCGCCTACGGCACGAGCACGCTGCTGCTCATCGCCGCCGCCGCCGTGGCCCTGCTGCTGCTGCTGATCATCCGCTTCAAGCTGCACGCGTTCGTCGCGCTCGTGCTCGTCAGCGCCGTCACCGCCGTCGTCACCGTCGGTCCCGACGGGAGCCTGCTCGACGTCGTCGACGTCCTGACCGCCGGCTTCGGCAGCACGCTGGCCAGCGTCGCCCTGCTCGTCGGCTTCGGCGTCATGATCGGGCGCCTGCTGGAGGTCACCGGCGGCGCGCAGGTGCTCGCCGACACCCTCGTGGCCCGCTTCGGCGAGAAGCGCGCCCCCCTCGCCCTCGGCGTCGCCTCGCTGATCTTCGGGTTCCCGATCTTCTTCGACGCCGGGCTCGTGGTCTTCCTGCCGATCATCTTCTCGGTGGCCCGCCGCTTCGGCGGCTCCGTCCTGACGTACGCCCTGCCCGCCGCGGGCGCCTTCGCCGTCATGCACGCCTTCGTGCCCCCGCACCCCGGCCCGGTCGCGGCCGGTGAGCTGCTCGGCGCCGACATCGGCGTCCTCATCCTCGTGGGCCTCGTCCTCGCCGTCCCCACGTGGTTCACCGCCAGCTACCTCTTCGGCCTGTGGGCCGGGCGCCGCACCGACGTGCCGCTGCCCGCGGAGTGGGCCGAGCGCCTGGCCGCGAACACGGCCGGGCAGGCCGGGCCCTCCGGCACCGCCGGCGCCGCCACCGCCCCGGGCGCGACGGGCGGGACGGGCACCCCGGGCCCGGCCGCCCCGCGCTTCAGCACCGTCCTCCTCGTGCTGCTGCTGCCCCTGGTGCTGATCTTCCTCAACACGGGCCTGAACACGCTGGCCACCGCCGGCGCCGTCGACGGCGAGGCGACCTGGGTGCAGGTGCTGCGCCTGGTGGGGCAGACGCCCATCGCGCTGCTCATCGCCGTGCTCGTCACCATGGTCGTCCTCAGCCGGGGCCGGCTGACGCGCGGCGAGGTCGAGGACCTGGCCAACAGCTCCCTCGGGCCGGTCTGCGCCGTCATCCTCATCACCGGCGCCGGCGGCATGTTCGGCGGGGTCCTGCGCGCCAGCGGCATCGGCGGCGCCCTGGCCGACACCCTGGCCGCGACCGGCCTGCCCGTCATCGTGGCCGCGTTCATCATCTCCCTGGGCCTGCGCGTGGCGCAGGGCTCGGCGACGGTGGCGCTGACCACCACCGCCGGGCTGATGGCCCCCACCGTCGAGGCGACCGCGGGCCTGTCCAGCCTCGACCCCGCGTTCATCGTCATCGCCATCGCCGCCGGCGCGACCGCGCTCAGCCACGTCAACGACTCCGGCTTCTGGCTCGTGGGGCGCTTCCTGGGCATGGACGTGCCCACGACGCTGCGGACGTGGACGGTCATGGAGACCCTCATCGGCCTCGTCGGCTTCGCGCTGGCCTTCCTCGGGTACCTGGTCCTGTGA
- a CDS encoding FadR/GntR family transcriptional regulator — translation MPDPTPQPRADSPRDGGPYDRVLERLGRRVVDGELPPGTVLALEGIAAEHGVSRTVAREVVRVLESLNLLVSRRRVGVVVRPREQWTVLDPRIVRWRLAGPGRQAQLLALSELRLAVEPVAAALAARHATPEQCGALVEAVVGMTVTARTPDLTAYLQHDARFHRTLLGATANDAFAALAGTLTEVLAGRTEHRLMPARPAAQAIAWHREVAEAVSVGDADAAEDAMRSIVREATAAMAAASAPGA, via the coding sequence GTGCCCGACCCCACCCCGCAGCCGCGGGCCGACTCCCCCCGCGACGGCGGCCCCTACGACCGCGTCCTGGAGCGCCTCGGCCGGCGCGTCGTGGACGGCGAGCTGCCCCCCGGCACCGTGCTCGCCCTGGAGGGCATCGCCGCCGAGCACGGCGTCTCGCGCACCGTGGCCCGCGAGGTCGTCCGCGTCCTGGAGTCCCTCAACCTGCTCGTCAGCCGCCGCCGCGTCGGGGTCGTCGTCCGCCCGCGGGAGCAGTGGACCGTGCTCGACCCGCGCATCGTGCGCTGGCGCCTGGCCGGCCCCGGGCGCCAGGCCCAGCTGCTCGCCCTCAGCGAGCTGCGCCTCGCCGTCGAACCGGTCGCCGCCGCCCTCGCCGCCCGCCACGCCACTCCCGAGCAGTGCGGCGCGCTGGTCGAGGCCGTCGTCGGGATGACCGTCACCGCCCGCACCCCCGACCTGACCGCCTACCTCCAGCACGACGCCCGCTTCCACCGCACCCTGCTGGGGGCCACCGCCAACGACGCGTTCGCCGCGCTGGCCGGCACCCTCACCGAGGTGCTCGCCGGGCGCACCGAGCACCGGCTGATGCCCGCCCGGCCCGCCGCCCAGGCCATCGCCTGGCACCGCGAGGTCGCCGAGGCCGTCAGCGTCGGCGACGCCGACGCCGCCGAGGACGCCATGCGCTCGATCGTGCGGGAGGCCACCGCCGCGATGGCCGCCGCCTCCGCCCCCGGCGCCTGA
- a CDS encoding glycosyltransferase — protein MPPLVRIATRTYPPDVGAAPFRLRALARALVEAGCEVEVVTTSATAPETADPGVATRRRPVLRDADGAVRGYVPYLSFDVPLAARLLTGARPDVVVHEPPPTTGVVTRVTSALRRVPYVSYLPDVWSQGAVAAGAPAPVLRAVALAEQAALRGAARVLAVTAGMAEEVVRGGVDPARVRVVGNGVDVDVFRPAADPAADPATADPGPPAGDLRVVYSGTMSEWQGAEVLLRGFARVLRERPGARLTLVGGGVDVPRLRALAAELAPHAIDLPGTVAPERAARLLAGADLALASLVPGTGYDLMSPTKIYAATACGTPVLFAGVGTGAAVVREHGLGVVVDHDPDAVAAALRAATTPDPATRARLREWALAHGSLAAAARRAADAVLEALRPPR, from the coding sequence GTGCCGCCCCTCGTCCGCATCGCGACGCGGACCTACCCCCCGGACGTGGGGGCCGCCCCCTTCCGCCTGCGCGCCCTGGCCCGCGCCCTCGTCGAGGCCGGCTGCGAGGTCGAGGTCGTCACCACGAGCGCCACCGCCCCCGAGACCGCCGACCCCGGTGTCGCGACCCGGCGCCGCCCCGTCCTGCGCGACGCCGACGGCGCCGTCCGCGGGTACGTGCCCTACCTCTCCTTCGACGTCCCCCTCGCCGCGCGGCTGCTGACCGGCGCCCGCCCCGACGTCGTCGTCCACGAACCCCCGCCGACCACCGGGGTCGTCACCCGCGTCACCTCCGCGCTGCGCCGGGTCCCCTACGTCTCCTACCTGCCCGACGTCTGGTCGCAGGGCGCCGTCGCCGCCGGGGCGCCCGCCCCGGTGCTGCGGGCCGTCGCGCTGGCCGAGCAGGCCGCGCTGCGCGGGGCGGCCCGGGTCCTGGCCGTCACCGCGGGGATGGCCGAGGAGGTCGTGCGCGGGGGCGTGGACCCCGCCCGGGTCCGCGTCGTGGGCAACGGCGTGGACGTCGACGTCTTCCGGCCCGCCGCCGACCCCGCCGCCGACCCCGCCACCGCCGACCCGGGCCCGCCGGCCGGGGACCTGCGCGTCGTCTACAGCGGGACCATGTCGGAGTGGCAGGGGGCGGAGGTTCTCCTCCGCGGCTTCGCGCGGGTCCTGCGCGAGCGGCCCGGGGCCCGGCTCACCCTGGTCGGCGGCGGCGTCGACGTCCCCCGGCTGCGGGCGCTGGCCGCCGAGCTCGCCCCGCACGCCATCGACCTGCCCGGCACCGTCGCCCCCGAGCGGGCCGCGCGGCTGCTGGCCGGCGCCGACCTCGCGCTGGCCTCCCTCGTCCCCGGCACCGGCTACGACCTCATGTCGCCCACGAAGATCTACGCGGCCACGGCCTGCGGCACCCCCGTCCTCTTCGCCGGGGTCGGCACCGGCGCTGCGGTCGTGCGCGAGCACGGGCTGGGGGTCGTCGTGGACCACGACCCCGACGCGGTGGCCGCGGCCCTGCGCGCGGCCACCACCCCGGACCCGGCCACCCGGGCCCGGCTGCGGGAGTGGGCGCTGGCGCACGGCTCCCTCGCCGCGGCGGCCCGCCGGGCCGCCGACGCGGTGCTCGAAGCGCTGCGGCCCCCGCGGTGA